One window of Alkaliphilus metalliredigens QYMF genomic DNA carries:
- a CDS encoding cation:proton antiporter: protein MAFSLAMIMVLGLVFSKLFTKVKLPGLLGMLVLGILLGPYGMDWLHEDLLTISGDLRKIALIIILLRAGLGIKRKTITKIGITAIKFSFIPVLFEGFAIMFLGSYILNISLIEAGILGFIIAAVSPAVIVPQMLDFIDQGKGQEKGIPTLILAGASIDDVVAITIFSAFLGMYGGANINITTQILSIPISIILGILMGLVVALGLIYLFSHYHLRDTKKVLIMLGAAITLTTLENALEGVVPMAGLLGVMAIGFIILEKTPSVAQRLSSKLNKIWVLAELVLFVLVGAAVNIYVALDAGFVGVIIISVGLLARSLGVYASLIGTNFNLKEKLFCIIAYIPKATVQAAIGAVPLAAGVEHGELILALAVLSIILTAPLGAIGIKIAGERFLDEEGT, encoded by the coding sequence ATGGCTTTTAGTTTAGCAATGATTATGGTACTAGGATTAGTGTTTAGTAAACTGTTTACAAAGGTAAAGCTTCCAGGACTTTTGGGCATGCTAGTATTAGGGATTCTATTGGGACCCTATGGGATGGATTGGCTTCATGAGGATTTGCTTACTATTTCAGGAGATCTGAGGAAAATTGCATTGATTATTATTTTATTACGGGCAGGATTAGGGATTAAAAGGAAAACCATTACTAAAATCGGGATTACTGCCATTAAATTTAGCTTTATTCCTGTACTGTTTGAAGGGTTTGCCATTATGTTTTTAGGGAGCTACATATTAAATATTTCGTTGATAGAAGCAGGGATATTAGGCTTTATTATTGCCGCTGTATCCCCGGCGGTCATCGTACCTCAAATGTTAGATTTTATTGACCAAGGAAAGGGCCAAGAGAAGGGAATACCAACTTTGATTTTAGCCGGAGCATCTATTGATGACGTGGTAGCCATTACAATTTTTTCTGCCTTCTTAGGCATGTATGGTGGTGCCAATATTAACATAACAACACAGATATTAAGTATTCCCATTTCAATCATACTGGGAATATTAATGGGATTGGTTGTGGCACTGGGGTTAATCTATTTATTTAGTCATTATCATCTTAGGGATACAAAAAAAGTGTTAATCATGCTAGGGGCAGCCATTACACTGACAACATTAGAGAATGCATTAGAGGGAGTCGTTCCAATGGCGGGGTTGTTAGGTGTCATGGCCATTGGATTTATCATATTAGAAAAAACACCCTCGGTGGCCCAACGATTATCTAGTAAGCTCAATAAAATATGGGTACTGGCAGAATTAGTGTTATTTGTATTGGTAGGGGCTGCGGTAAATATCTATGTAGCCTTGGATGCTGGTTTTGTAGGTGTAATCATTATTTCCGTAGGTTTATTGGCTAGGAGTCTAGGGGTCTATGCTTCTTTGATAGGAACAAATTTTAATTTAAAAGAAAAATTATTCTGCATCATAGCCTATATTCCCAAGGCCACTGTTCAGGCGGCTATTGGTGCTGTGCCATTGGCGGCAGGGGTAGAGCATGGGGAATTGATTTTAGCTTTAGCGGTGCTATCAATTATTTTGACTGCACCCCTAGGAGCAATCGGCATTAAAATTGCGGGAGAACGATTTTTAGATGAGGAGGGAACATGA
- the asnB gene encoding asparagine synthase (glutamine-hydrolyzing): protein MCGIAGWIDYQRDLRDENPIIERMTASLGHRGPDTKSSYISKHGLLGHRRLIVVDPSGGAQPMTKRLGEKTYTMVYNGELYNTEDLRKELKDKGHTFNSYSDTEVLLVAYMEWGENCVQHLNGIYAFGIWNEVEKTVFLARDRLGVKPLFYNLKNGGLFFASEIKALLAHPEIDPVVTTEGLCEVFGLGPARSPGNGVFKDINEIKPGYCLTYTPQGVKIKSYWQLESKPHEDSLGDTIENVRGLLIDAIERQLVSDVPICTFLSGGLDSSAIASVTANAFKRDGRGQLHTYSIDYVDNDQYFKPSEFQPNADSEWIGRMVSHIDSKHHDIIIDTPQLTEALEAAVLSTDLPGMADVDSSLYLFCKNVKQNDTVALSGECADEIFGGYPWFRRREDIEANTFPWSKATTERRNILSGDLRKLPLEEYVATKYEETLREVPRMKGESLETHRMREIFYLNMKWFMITLLNRKDRMSMANGLEVRVPFADHRIVEYAWNIPWEMKYLGQREKGLLRSALKDILPEDVRTRKKSPYPKTHNPAYLKAVQQWMGEIMQDPSSPILQVINQEKVKEIVETGGKSFGKPWFGQLMTGPQLIAYLIQVNLWMKHYNVSIE, encoded by the coding sequence ATGTGCGGGATTGCTGGTTGGATTGACTATCAAAGAGATTTAAGAGATGAAAATCCGATTATTGAAAGAATGACAGCTAGTTTGGGTCATCGGGGACCAGATACCAAAAGCAGCTACATTTCTAAGCACGGTTTATTGGGACATAGACGGTTAATTGTTGTGGATCCGTCTGGTGGGGCTCAACCTATGACAAAGCGGCTAGGTGAAAAGACATACACCATGGTTTATAATGGGGAGCTCTACAATACTGAAGACTTACGAAAAGAATTAAAGGATAAAGGTCATACCTTCAATTCCTACTCTGATACAGAGGTATTACTAGTAGCCTATATGGAATGGGGAGAGAACTGTGTCCAGCATTTGAATGGTATTTACGCTTTTGGGATCTGGAATGAAGTAGAAAAAACCGTGTTCTTAGCTCGAGATCGTTTGGGTGTAAAGCCCTTATTCTATAACTTGAAAAATGGTGGACTCTTCTTTGCATCGGAAATTAAAGCTTTATTGGCACACCCAGAAATTGATCCCGTTGTGACAACGGAAGGGTTATGTGAGGTGTTTGGTTTAGGACCAGCACGGTCACCGGGTAATGGGGTTTTTAAAGACATCAATGAGATAAAGCCTGGATATTGTTTAACCTATACACCACAAGGGGTTAAAATTAAGTCCTACTGGCAGCTTGAAAGCAAACCCCATGAGGATAGTTTAGGGGATACCATTGAAAATGTAAGAGGCTTATTAATAGACGCAATCGAAAGGCAGTTGGTTTCTGATGTACCTATCTGCACATTTCTATCAGGTGGATTGGATTCCAGTGCAATTGCTTCTGTGACGGCAAATGCTTTTAAAAGAGATGGTAGAGGACAATTACACACCTACTCCATTGACTATGTAGATAATGATCAATATTTTAAACCCAGTGAATTTCAACCTAATGCAGATAGTGAATGGATTGGACGGATGGTCAGCCATATAGACTCCAAGCACCATGATATTATTATTGATACGCCACAATTAACGGAAGCATTGGAAGCCGCTGTATTATCGACGGATCTTCCTGGAATGGCAGACGTGGACTCTTCTCTTTACTTGTTTTGCAAAAATGTAAAACAAAATGACACAGTAGCCCTATCGGGAGAATGTGCCGATGAAATATTTGGAGGATATCCGTGGTTTAGACGGAGGGAAGACATTGAAGCCAATACGTTTCCTTGGTCTAAGGCAACAACGGAAAGACGGAATATTTTATCGGGAGATCTGAGGAAATTGCCATTAGAAGAGTATGTGGCAACAAAATATGAAGAAACACTAAGAGAGGTTCCAAGGATGAAGGGGGAATCATTAGAAACCCATCGCATGCGTGAAATTTTTTATCTTAACATGAAATGGTTTATGATTACCTTGCTAAATAGAAAGGACCGTATGAGTATGGCCAATGGATTAGAAGTGAGGGTTCCCTTTGCAGACCATCGTATTGTAGAGTATGCCTGGAACATTCCATGGGAAATGAAATATTTAGGGCAGAGGGAGAAGGGTTTATTAAGGAGTGCACTGAAGGACATTCTACCAGAGGATGTGAGGACAAGGAAAAAGAGTCCTTATCCCAAGACCCATAATCCGGCCTACTTAAAGGCAGTACAGCAATGGATGGGAGAAATAATGCAGGATCCATCTTCACCAATTTTACAGGTGATTAATCAAGAGAAGGTCAAGGAAATTGTTGAAACAGGTGGGAAATCCTTTGGAAAACCATGGTTTGGTCAATTGATGACAGGGCCTCAGCTGATTGCATACCTAATCCAAGTGAATCTATGGATGAAGCATTATAATGTATCAATTGAATAA
- a CDS encoding L,D-transpeptidase family protein yields the protein MELVRRLLLFFAIILIGTAGVLYIKNGSLFGGIPTPGGDVRGYNEYILWEHQMLEENPNYENVKILVDISVKKLYLLNGNELLKTYTIASGKPSTPSPLGSWEVIQKARWGGAFGTRWMGINVPWGKYGIHGTDKPNSIGYNASAGCIRMNNRDVEDLYQYVKNGTPVVIENGVFGPFGYGLQTIKPGDFGADVMEIQSRLRALGYLNTDYLDGKYGPMMERALYEFQKDHNLPESAVIEWQTFQALGVILME from the coding sequence ATGGAATTGGTTAGAAGATTATTATTATTTTTTGCAATTATATTAATCGGTACGGCAGGTGTGTTATACATAAAAAATGGTTCCTTATTTGGAGGTATACCAACACCTGGTGGAGATGTGAGAGGATATAATGAGTACATTTTATGGGAACATCAAATGCTAGAAGAGAATCCAAACTATGAGAATGTAAAGATTCTAGTGGATATTTCCGTTAAAAAATTATATTTATTAAATGGCAACGAATTACTAAAGACCTATACAATTGCTAGTGGGAAACCAAGTACTCCATCTCCACTGGGATCATGGGAGGTAATACAGAAGGCACGCTGGGGTGGTGCTTTTGGCACCCGATGGATGGGGATAAATGTACCCTGGGGTAAATACGGAATACACGGCACAGACAAACCTAACTCAATCGGATACAACGCATCAGCTGGTTGCATTCGGATGAACAATAGGGATGTTGAGGATTTATATCAATACGTTAAAAATGGAACACCGGTGGTAATCGAAAATGGTGTTTTTGGCCCTTTTGGATATGGGCTTCAAACAATCAAGCCCGGGGACTTTGGAGCAGATGTAATGGAAATACAATCAAGGCTACGGGCTTTAGGCTACTTAAATACAGATTATTTAGATGGCAAATATGGTCCTATGATGGAACGGGCCTTATATGAGTTTCAAAAGGATCATAACCTTCCTGAAAGTGCTGTTATTGAATGGCAAACCTTTCAAGCTCTAGGGGTTATTTTAATGGAGTAA
- a CDS encoding sensor histidine kinase translates to MQGLQREKYVGFLKRSYKGVSIKDIIIIMSLIILMGVDIGNSGGAVNSLKIFLIVLTLGYSFAKIELHSPYISIIIAVAHIVYSYVAYFIRGYRNIDVMMMVMIQVISFTIAINRGSTRGQLKKQIKQLEERQRNLEHAEATSNVIVVYTDLEGTFTKVPPGFCKIMGYTEAELLNKNYKEITHGEDLQISVENTDSLIRGEKTAIKMDKRYIRKDGQIIWVDLNESVARDHYGNPCYLLAYIRDITEEKRMKNALEESEMKLRRITDNISDMIVETTMDGIIRYASPSNKVSTGYEVEEMIGESILEKMHPDDIDKVKITMEKLKEDLTWSKVEVRCQHRQGHYAWIEIMGNVLIGDNDGASGLIFCARDISERKKVEMDLYESEERYRSLFENSPDAISVYNDEKFILANRAAAKLVGLKDPKQLIGRSVMDFIHSSSYEKKLEATEEIKIGKVEPGYFTEEKIVDIYGRVIDVEVGCSLLSYNGRMAVQVVSRDISDRKRAEILEKHMAQKQQLIHEMQECDRLKTEFFSNISHELRTPLNVILGSLQLMNLYTNKEASMTYPNNLSKHVGIMRQNSYRLLRLVNNLIDMTKIDSGFCEMQLQNHNIVSIVEEITLSVAAFIENRQITLLFDTEVEERMIACDPDKIERIILNLLSNSVKFTNYGGQITVYIEEIEGNVVISIKDTGIGIETEKLDMIFQRFRQADDLLTRRNEGSGIGLSLAKSLIELQGGTISVTSEYGRGSEFTVTFPIRVVETMKGEVQEINNKQKSYIEQISIEFSDIYALN, encoded by the coding sequence ATGCAAGGGCTTCAAAGGGAAAAGTATGTAGGTTTTTTAAAAAGAAGTTATAAGGGAGTATCTATAAAAGATATAATTATTATTATGTCTTTAATCATATTGATGGGAGTCGACATTGGGAATTCAGGTGGGGCAGTAAATTCACTCAAGATATTTTTAATCGTTCTTACTCTTGGGTATTCATTCGCCAAAATAGAACTACATTCACCTTATATTAGTATAATTATTGCAGTAGCTCATATTGTGTATTCCTATGTGGCTTATTTTATCAGAGGATATCGTAATATAGACGTAATGATGATGGTGATGATTCAAGTGATCTCATTTACCATTGCAATTAATAGAGGAAGCACTCGGGGACAACTCAAAAAACAAATAAAACAGTTAGAAGAAAGACAGAGAAACTTAGAACATGCAGAGGCAACATCCAATGTTATTGTGGTTTATACTGATCTAGAAGGAACGTTCACAAAGGTTCCTCCTGGATTTTGTAAGATAATGGGATATACAGAGGCGGAACTACTAAATAAAAACTACAAAGAAATTACTCATGGTGAAGATTTACAGATATCAGTAGAGAATACAGACTCTTTAATTCGAGGCGAAAAAACTGCCATTAAAATGGATAAGAGATATATTAGGAAAGATGGACAGATTATATGGGTTGATTTAAATGAATCTGTGGCTAGAGACCATTATGGAAATCCCTGTTATTTATTAGCATATATTCGTGATATAACGGAGGAAAAACGTATGAAGAATGCCTTAGAAGAGAGTGAAATGAAGTTGAGGCGAATTACTGACAATATATCCGATATGATAGTTGAAACTACAATGGATGGAATAATCAGGTATGCAAGCCCTTCCAATAAGGTGAGTACGGGATATGAAGTAGAGGAGATGATAGGGGAGTCCATATTAGAAAAAATGCATCCTGATGATATTGATAAGGTAAAGATCACAATGGAAAAACTAAAGGAAGACCTAACATGGAGTAAAGTGGAGGTTCGGTGTCAACATCGTCAGGGGCATTATGCATGGATAGAGATTATGGGGAATGTGTTAATCGGAGACAATGATGGGGCAAGTGGTCTTATTTTTTGTGCTCGAGATATTAGTGAGCGTAAAAAAGTTGAGATGGACCTTTATGAAAGTGAAGAGCGTTATCGAAGCCTATTCGAAAACTCTCCTGATGCCATTAGTGTGTATAATGATGAAAAGTTTATACTGGCTAATAGGGCTGCTGCAAAACTAGTGGGGTTGAAGGATCCAAAACAATTAATTGGAAGGAGCGTTATGGATTTTATCCACTCAAGTTCTTATGAAAAGAAATTAGAAGCAACTGAAGAAATAAAGATAGGAAAAGTAGAACCAGGCTACTTTACAGAAGAGAAGATTGTAGATATATATGGAAGGGTGATAGATGTAGAAGTAGGTTGTAGTCTACTTTCATATAACGGTAGAATGGCTGTTCAAGTAGTAAGTCGTGATATTAGCGATAGAAAACGAGCTGAGATACTAGAGAAGCATATGGCACAAAAACAACAGCTAATCCATGAGATGCAGGAGTGTGATCGTTTGAAAACAGAGTTTTTCTCTAATATTTCACATGAGCTTAGAACACCTCTGAATGTTATTTTAGGATCGCTGCAGTTAATGAATTTATACACAAATAAAGAAGCATCTATGACATATCCCAATAATCTTAGTAAGCATGTAGGCATCATGAGGCAAAATAGCTATCGTCTTTTAAGGCTGGTTAATAATTTAATTGATATGACTAAAATTGATTCAGGGTTCTGTGAAATGCAGCTACAGAATCATAATATTGTAAGCATTGTAGAGGAGATCACGCTGTCTGTGGCAGCATTTATTGAAAATCGTCAAATAACCTTACTATTCGATACAGAGGTAGAGGAACGAATGATTGCCTGTGATCCGGATAAAATAGAAAGAATTATATTAAACCTTCTTTCAAATTCTGTGAAGTTCACAAATTATGGCGGGCAAATTACTGTTTATATTGAGGAAATAGAAGGAAATGTTGTTATTTCAATTAAAGATACGGGTATAGGTATCGAAACAGAGAAACTAGATATGATTTTCCAACGCTTTAGACAGGCAGACGATCTTTTAACCCGAAGAAATGAAGGGAGTGGTATTGGATTGTCCCTGGCGAAATCCCTTATAGAGCTACAAGGTGGAACTATCAGTGTAACAAGTGAGTATGGGAGAGGTAGCGAATTTACAGTGACTTTTCCAATTAGAGTAGTAGAAACAATGAAGGGTGAAGTGCAAGAGATAAATAATAAGCAAAAATCCTATATAGAACAAATTAGTATTGAATTTTCTGATATTTATGCATTGAATTAA
- a CDS encoding HlyC/CorC family transporter produces MVPNVIGQLFILAILLTLSAFFSASETSLMALSKIRIRNMVEKKVEGADIINSLIKNPGQLLSSILVGNNIVNIGASALATSIAFQVEAFRYNPVGIATVIMTILVLIFAEITPKSIAAQHSEKLALKVAKPIRWVVVVLNPIVIILNRITSILIRMLGGKKAYDKPFITEEELRTMVNVSHEEGVLEVEEKQMIQNVFEFGDLQIKDVMVQRTDVIAIDVQDTYEEMIHLMKEEQFSRYPVYDQHLDDIVGILNVRDLFLVEGLREDFDVRRYMRKPHYTFEFKKISELFKEMKNSRVHMDIVLDEYGGTAGIVTMEDLIEEIVGEIEDEYDEIYEEIQVIKEDEFVVDGSAKITLVNEMLGIHIESEDFDSIGGFIIGELRRFPKQGEVITKNNVKFVVEEIYKNRIQKIRVFT; encoded by the coding sequence ATGGTGCCTAATGTAATTGGACAATTATTCATTTTAGCAATACTCCTTACTCTGTCTGCATTCTTTTCAGCATCAGAAACATCACTAATGGCTCTTAGTAAGATTCGGATTCGTAATATGGTGGAAAAAAAGGTGGAGGGTGCAGACATTATTAATAGCTTGATTAAAAATCCTGGCCAACTATTAAGTAGTATTTTAGTCGGAAATAATATTGTTAATATTGGGGCTTCAGCATTGGCCACTTCTATTGCCTTTCAAGTAGAAGCATTTCGATATAATCCAGTGGGAATTGCTACGGTGATTATGACAATTTTAGTGCTTATTTTTGCAGAAATTACGCCGAAGTCCATCGCAGCCCAACACTCAGAAAAATTGGCTTTAAAGGTAGCGAAGCCCATTCGATGGGTCGTTGTAGTACTAAATCCCATTGTCATTATATTAAATCGTATCACAAGCATTTTAATCCGGATGCTGGGTGGGAAGAAAGCATATGATAAGCCATTTATTACGGAGGAAGAGCTAAGGACAATGGTGAATGTCAGCCACGAGGAAGGTGTATTAGAGGTAGAAGAAAAGCAAATGATTCAGAATGTATTTGAATTTGGAGATTTACAGATCAAAGATGTCATGGTTCAGCGAACAGATGTTATTGCCATAGATGTGCAGGATACCTATGAGGAAATGATCCATCTAATGAAGGAAGAGCAATTCTCAAGATATCCTGTATATGATCAGCATCTAGATGACATTGTAGGTATATTGAATGTTCGAGATTTATTTCTAGTAGAAGGACTCAGGGAAGACTTTGATGTTAGACGTTATATGAGAAAGCCTCATTATACATTTGAATTTAAAAAAATCAGTGAATTATTTAAGGAAATGAAAAATAGTCGTGTTCATATGGATATTGTATTGGATGAATATGGTGGGACAGCAGGTATTGTGACTATGGAGGATTTAATAGAAGAAATAGTAGGGGAAATTGAAGATGAATATGATGAAATTTACGAAGAAATTCAAGTGATTAAGGAAGATGAGTTTGTTGTAGATGGCAGTGCTAAGATTACCTTAGTGAATGAGATGCTTGGAATCCACATTGAATCAGAAGACTTTGATTCCATTGGTGGATTTATTATTGGTGAACTAAGGCGTTTTCCAAAACAAGGGGAAGTTATTACAAAAAATAATGTGAAATTTGTGGTGGAAGAGATCTATAAAAATAGAATACAAAAAATCAGAGTATTTACGTAA